Within the Flavobacterium sp. 9R genome, the region GAGGAATTGCCAAAGGAGCAGGACGTTTCTTTGAGCCATTAGTAATCTATGTAAGAGACGAGATTGCTATCCCAAACATTGGTGAGAAAGGGTACAAAAAATACATGAGTTATTTATTGACTATTTTCTTCTTCATCTTTTTCTTGAACATTTTAGGATTAACTCCATTTGGATTCAATGTAACAGGTAATATTGCGATTACTTTTTCATTAGCTATCTTGACGTATTTAATCACAACATTTACCGCTAACAAAAATTATTGGGCACACATTTTCTGGATGCCAGGAGTACCTACCCCAATGAAATTTATCTTAGCGCCTATCGAATTATTAGGAACAATCATTAAACCATTTTCATTGATGATACGTTTGTATGCTAACATTTTAGCAGGTCACGTAGTATTGATGAGTATCATTGGATTGATGTTTATTTTCAAAAGCTGGATTGGAAGTACTTTGTCATTCGGATTGGCATTTGCTCTTTCTATTCTAGAAATATTAGTAGCGTTTCTTCAAGCGTACATCTTCACTATGTTGTCTGCTCTTTATTTTGGAGCTGGTAACGAAGAACACCACCACGAAGAAGCACACCACTAAAAGTTAGAAATTAGAAGTGAGAAGTTAGAAATTTTCTAATCTCGAATTTCTAACCTCTAACCTCAAATTGAATGTTTAATTTTTAATATATATATTATGCAAATTCCAACTATTGTAGGAGCAGGATTAATTGTAATCGGAGCAGGTTTAGGTATTGGTAAAATTGGTGGTTCAGCAATGGACGCTATTGCTCGTCAACCAGAAGCTTCTGGAAAAATCCAAACAGCTATGCTTATTGCAGCTGCACTTATTGAAGGTATTGGTTTCGCTGCGTTGTTCGCATCTTAATTAAAGACTAAAAAAACAATAGTTACAACGGTTGGTTGTGACTATTGTTTTAAAATTAAAACATTAAAATTATATAATAGAGATAAAAATGGATAAGTTAATAAATGATTTTTCGTTTGGTTTGTTTATTTGGCAAATAGTAATATTTGTTGGATTGATTCTTTTGTTGAAAAAATTTGCATGGAAACCAATTCTTGATGCGGTAAACGAAAGAGAAGAAGGAATCAAAAATGCATTAGAATCTGCTGAAAATGCAAAGAAAGAAATGCAAGATTTGCAAGCAGACAACCAACGTATTTTACAAGAAGCGAGATTAGAGCGTGACAGTATGCTTAAAGAAGCTCGTGAAATGAAAGAAAAAATCGTTGCTGATGCCAAAAATGAAGCACAAGCTCAAGGTCAAAAAATGATCGAGCAAGCGAAAGCGGCAATCGAAAGTGAAAAAAATGCGGCTATGAATGAGTTGAAATTACAAGTTTCTACTTTGTCATTGAGTATTGCAGAAAAAGTATTAAAAGACGAATTATCTAACAAAGAAGCTCAAACTAAATTAGTTGAGAAAATGTTAGGAGACGTTAAATTGAACTAATCATGGCAGGTACAAGAGCAGCAATTCGATATTCGAAAGCAATTCTAGACATTGCCAATGCAAAGCAAGTAGCGGATGCAGTGAACAATGACATGAAGTTGATAGGTGATACTATTGCTTCTAATCTAGAATTAAGCACTTTCATTCAAAACCCAACATTAAAAGTAGAGGTTAAAGAACAAGCCCTTTTAGAAGTTTTTGCTTCTGCAAATGGTGTAACTAAAAGTTTATTTCATCTATTATTCGAAAACAAAAGATTCGAAATTCTAGAA harbors:
- the atpB gene encoding F0F1 ATP synthase subunit A, which translates into the protein MVISNKPLRFLVAILVACLPLFSTANPVVDSTKVEVVAEGHEGAVAHEGAHAEPKDVKTEIKEFINHHLLDSHSFNFNANKETGEHYGFSLPIILWDNGLQVFSSAEFHHGPVADVAEHNGNFYKLHHEKIYKTDAKGTLTEAHGHPTNVQPLDLSITKSVVGILFVAILMLVLFSSLAKSYAKNGGIAKGAGRFFEPLVIYVRDEIAIPNIGEKGYKKYMSYLLTIFFFIFFLNILGLTPFGFNVTGNIAITFSLAILTYLITTFTANKNYWAHIFWMPGVPTPMKFILAPIELLGTIIKPFSLMIRLYANILAGHVVLMSIIGLMFIFKSWIGSTLSFGLAFALSILEILVAFLQAYIFTMLSALYFGAGNEEHHHEEAHH
- the atpE gene encoding ATP synthase F0 subunit C, with protein sequence MQIPTIVGAGLIVIGAGLGIGKIGGSAMDAIARQPEASGKIQTAMLIAAALIEGIGFAALFAS
- a CDS encoding F0F1 ATP synthase subunit B produces the protein MDKLINDFSFGLFIWQIVIFVGLILLLKKFAWKPILDAVNEREEGIKNALESAENAKKEMQDLQADNQRILQEARLERDSMLKEAREMKEKIVADAKNEAQAQGQKMIEQAKAAIESEKNAAMNELKLQVSTLSLSIAEKVLKDELSNKEAQTKLVEKMLGDVKLN
- the atpH gene encoding ATP synthase F1 subunit delta, whose amino-acid sequence is MAGTRAAIRYSKAILDIANAKQVADAVNNDMKLIGDTIASNLELSTFIQNPTLKVEVKEQALLEVFASANGVTKSLFHLLFENKRFEILEGIASEYTKLFDIMNGVEVAQVTTAIPMDAALEAKVLAKIATLSDKKIQIENTIDPAIIGGFILRIGDKQYNASVANKLQVLKRELNN